CTACTGACCTTGATGACGAAGAACGTGTCCTCGATTTGCTTGAAAAAGCGAGTCAAATTCTTCCAAAAGAACGTCTCTTCCTCTCTCACCAATGTGGTTTCGCCTCATGTGACTCAGGGAATGAGTTGGCAACACCTCAACAATGGGCTAAAATCAAACAAGGTCAAGAAATTGCTAAGAAATTCTTTGGCTAATCGATATTTCTATTCGCTCCTCTCTAACAAAAAAGCCTTCACGCTTGTGAGGGCTTTTTATGTTAGCATTAAGCATCTAGAAAAGTTTGCAAATCCTTTAGAGCACGCTCAGCGATTTTTTCATAGCGCTCTTTCTTGTCACGAATACGTGGGCCTTCCAATTCTTTGATAATACCGAAGTTAACATTCATTGGTTGGAAATGTTTACTTTCAGCATGCGTCACATAATATGGGAGGCTCCCGATTGCTGTTGTATGAGGGAAAATAACTTCATCTTCACCCTTAAAGAGACGGGCTGCATTGATTCCAGCAACCAAACCTGAGGCAGCTGATTCAACATAACCTTCAACACCAGTCATTTGTCCAGCAAAGAACAAATTAGGATTTGATTTTGATTGGAAGGTTTGTTTAAGCAAGTTTGGCGAATCCATGTAAGAGTTGCGGTGCATTACCCCGTAACGTACAAATTCTGCATTTTCAAGACCTGGAATCATTTGGAAGACACGCTTTTGCTCTCCCCATTTAAGGTGGGTTTGGAAACCAACGATATTGTAGAGGCTACCAGCCGCATTGTCCTGACGAAGCTGCACAACCGCATAAGGTGTCTTGAAGTCACCATCACGTGGACCCTTATAATCCTCAGGATACTCCAAACCAACTGGTTTCATAGGACCGTAGAGCATTGTCTTGATACCACGTTTAGCCATAACCTCGATAGGCATACAGCCCTCGAAATACTTTTCTTTTTCAAAAGAATTCAAAGGAGCTTCTTCAGCTGTTGTCAAGGCCTCGTGGAAGGCCATGAACTCTTCCTTGGTCATTGGACAGTTTAGGTAAGCTGCTTCACCCTTGTCATAGCGTGACTTAAGGTAGACTTTGTTCATGTCGATAGTCGCTTTATCAACAATCGGTGCAGCGGCATCATAAAAATAGAACCCATCTCCACCGTTAAGTTTGTGAATTTTTTCAGCTAAAGCGTCAGAAGTCAAAGGACCTGAAGCAATAACTGTAATGGCATCATCTGGAATTTCTGTGATTTCTTCACGGATAACTTCAATTAATGGATTGTTCTCAATTTCAGCTGTCACTGCTTCTGCATAACCTTCACGGTCAACCGCCATGGCACCTCCAGCTGGCACACGGTGAGCTTCTCCATTACGCATAATGATAGAGTCCAAGCGACGCATTTCTTCTTTAAGAAGCCCTACAGCATTTGTCAAGCTATCCCCACGGAAAGAGTTAGAGCAAACCAATTCTGCAAAGTTTGTTGTCTTATGCTGAGGTGTTGCTTTGACCCCACGCATTTCATATAGTTTTACCGGAATACCACGTTTAGCAATCTGATAAGCTGCTTCAGAGCCGGCCAATCCAGCTCCAATCACGTTAATATAATCTGCTTTTGATTGAGACATGACACTAATACCTCTTCGAGAACAAGATGAAATCCTGCCCCCACAAATCTTTCTTCATTTTTACTCTTAGTAGTATAGCAAAAAACTCCTCATCTGGCGACTAGGAGCAATCTGTATTTAAAGGGGTAAAATGATAGTCACTTTAGCACCACCCGTGCCATTGTCATTTGCAAGAGCAAGACTACCATGGTGTAAGCGAATAATATCATTGGCAATAGTCAGACCAAGGCCACTATGATTGCGGCTCTGTCTGCTTTTATCATCTTGATAAAAGAGCTGAGTAGCCTTTTCAAGAGATTCAAGGGAAAATCCAGGACCAGAATCAAGGCAGATAAACTTGAATTCATCTTCTTCTACCCTAGCCGTCAGGAGCAACTGACTGCCACTGGGGGTATGCTCTACGGCATTTGAAACAATATTCATAAAAGCTCGATTCAACAAGGTCCTATCCCAATGGCCTATGATTGCTTTCTTAATATCCTTCTTGTCAAATGCTACATTGATTTGTTTGGTTTGAGCTAGTGACAAGGTTTGATCGTAAATGTCTTCAACAAATTCCCTAACCGAAATGTCTTCAAGCGTCAAGGGTTTCGTCAAACTCGTTTTGTTGACTTCAGACAACTCTTTAACATAAGCATCAACCTGTGTAATCCCCTTTTGAAAATGCTCTAATAAGTCCATCTGTTCCGCATCCAAGGGCGTCATAGCTAAGAGTTCCGCATTTCCACGAGCAACTGTAAGGGGTGTCTTTAAGTCATGTGTCAGGGCGGAAATCTGATTTTGTTTATCTTGCTCTGCCTTCCAATTTTCCATCAAAGATTCACGGAGCGCAGCACGCATGTGGTCCAAGCCACTTAAAACCTGGTTAAACTCAGTAATTTTAGATTTGGACGTTTGAAAATCCAAGTCTTGCTCTGCTATTTTCTTTGTTGCCTTCAATATTGGTCTTAACTCCCGACTCAATTTACTAGCATAGTAAAAAGTTAAAGTAATAAATATGAGTAGGATAGACACCATCATTGAGCCAATCATCAATAGATCAGCATTGGGAAAATGCTGGTTCATCCACTCATTACGATACCGAGGTGATAGTTGATAATTGACAATAACAATGCCGTCTGACCGTTCAAAAGACTGAAAATAGCCGTATATCCCACCATGAGCATTCTTGAATTGGTAATTTAGTAAGGATTCTTCTTGCAAGTTAACTGGCATGTTAGACTTCTTAACCTTAAATTCCCTAGTTAAAAAAACATAACTAGTACCATCCGGTAAAACATCAGGATTAAAGACCTTAGAAGTTCCAATTTCATTTCTCACCGCAGACAAATCACTCTCAACTTGATTTGCTGGAATCACAACGCCAAAACGATAAGACAAGCTGAACAAAGACAAAATAAGTAGGCTACTGATTGCTGATAGAACTGTAAGACTGACGACATAAGATAACAAGATTGTTCTTAGAGAGTGCTCTCGTTTTTTAATTATTGCCACTTGTAACCAATCCCCCAGACTGTTTCAATAGGATTTTGCCCAACATCTTTGAGCTTTGCACGGATATTTTTAATATGTT
The DNA window shown above is from Streptococcus salivarius and carries:
- the trmFO gene encoding methylenetetrahydrofolate--tRNA-(uracil(54)-C(5))-methyltransferase (FADH(2)-oxidizing) TrmFO is translated as MSQSKADYINVIGAGLAGSEAAYQIAKRGIPVKLYEMRGVKATPQHKTTNFAELVCSNSFRGDSLTNAVGLLKEEMRRLDSIIMRNGEAHRVPAGGAMAVDREGYAEAVTAEIENNPLIEVIREEITEIPDDAITVIASGPLTSDALAEKIHKLNGGDGFYFYDAAAPIVDKATIDMNKVYLKSRYDKGEAAYLNCPMTKEEFMAFHEALTTAEEAPLNSFEKEKYFEGCMPIEVMAKRGIKTMLYGPMKPVGLEYPEDYKGPRDGDFKTPYAVVQLRQDNAAGSLYNIVGFQTHLKWGEQKRVFQMIPGLENAEFVRYGVMHRNSYMDSPNLLKQTFQSKSNPNLFFAGQMTGVEGYVESAASGLVAGINAARLFKGEDEVIFPHTTAIGSLPYYVTHAESKHFQPMNVNFGIIKELEGPRIRDKKERYEKIAERALKDLQTFLDA
- a CDS encoding sensor histidine kinase, with the protein product MAIIKKREHSLRTILLSYVVSLTVLSAISSLLILSLFSLSYRFGVVIPANQVESDLSAVRNEIGTSKVFNPDVLPDGTSYVFLTREFKVKKSNMPVNLQEESLLNYQFKNAHGGIYGYFQSFERSDGIVIVNYQLSPRYRNEWMNQHFPNADLLMIGSMMVSILLIFITLTFYYASKLSRELRPILKATKKIAEQDLDFQTSKSKITEFNQVLSGLDHMRAALRESLMENWKAEQDKQNQISALTHDLKTPLTVARGNAELLAMTPLDAEQMDLLEHFQKGITQVDAYVKELSEVNKTSLTKPLTLEDISVREFVEDIYDQTLSLAQTKQINVAFDKKDIKKAIIGHWDRTLLNRAFMNIVSNAVEHTPSGSQLLLTARVEEDEFKFICLDSGPGFSLESLEKATQLFYQDDKSRQSRNHSGLGLTIANDIIRLHHGSLALANDNGTGGAKVTIILPL